From the Lysobacter sp. FW306-1B-D06B genome, one window contains:
- a CDS encoding choline dehydrogenase, with product MYDYIIIGAGSAGCVLANRLSADPDVKVLLLEAGPRDNHPFIHMPAGLAKLVNNRRVNWDYHTAPERELDNRTLWWPRGKVLGGSSSINAMCYTRGVPADYDEWAAHGASGWDWASVLPYFRRSEHNARGPDALHGDEGPLYVSDLRHSNPLSHAFIEAGRQAGFVRNNDFNGPRQDGFGLYQVTQKDGARCSAAVAYLDPVRGRRNLTIVTGATASRVTFQHGRANGVVYTAKGRAFHEAAAREVLLCGGALNSPQLLMLSGIGPAMQLRRHGLQVVVDAAQVGENLQDHLDICTLQHCTQPITYDRLSDARIAFDYYLRGHSGIGSSNIAEAGGFVRSRLAPDERPDIQLHFVPAMLDDHGRHRLSGDGYTVHACFLRPRSRGRITLASGHAGDQVRIEANYLSDAEGFDLKMMVECAKLSRELLAQPAFDAYRGAPIFPARNDLTDAELVEFIRAKAETIYHPVGTCRMGEDALSVVDPQLHVRGVEGLRVVDASVMPTLIGGNTNAPTMMIAERAAELIRAA from the coding sequence GTGTACGACTACATCATCATCGGTGCCGGCTCGGCCGGCTGCGTGCTCGCCAACCGACTGTCCGCGGACCCCGACGTCAAGGTGCTGCTGCTCGAAGCCGGCCCGCGCGACAACCACCCCTTCATCCACATGCCCGCCGGCCTGGCCAAGCTGGTCAACAACCGCCGGGTCAACTGGGACTACCACACCGCGCCGGAGCGCGAGCTCGACAACCGCACGCTGTGGTGGCCGCGCGGCAAGGTGCTGGGCGGTTCCAGTTCGATCAACGCCATGTGCTACACGCGCGGCGTGCCGGCCGATTACGACGAGTGGGCCGCGCACGGCGCGAGCGGCTGGGACTGGGCGTCGGTGCTGCCCTACTTCCGCCGCAGCGAGCACAACGCGCGCGGACCCGACGCGCTGCACGGCGACGAAGGCCCGCTGTATGTGTCCGACCTGCGGCACAGCAATCCGCTGTCGCACGCTTTCATCGAAGCCGGCCGGCAGGCGGGCTTCGTGCGCAACAACGACTTCAACGGCCCGCGACAGGACGGCTTCGGCCTGTACCAGGTCACGCAGAAGGACGGCGCGCGCTGCTCGGCCGCCGTCGCCTACCTCGATCCCGTGCGCGGTCGTCGCAACCTGACCATCGTCACCGGCGCGACGGCCAGCCGCGTCACCTTCCAGCACGGCCGCGCCAACGGCGTGGTGTACACCGCGAAGGGCCGCGCCTTCCACGAAGCCGCCGCGCGCGAAGTGCTGCTGTGCGGCGGCGCGCTCAACTCGCCGCAGCTGCTGATGCTGTCGGGCATCGGGCCGGCGATGCAGTTGCGACGCCACGGCCTGCAGGTCGTCGTCGACGCAGCGCAGGTGGGCGAGAACCTGCAGGACCATCTGGACATCTGCACGCTCCAGCACTGCACGCAGCCCATCACCTACGACCGCCTCAGCGACGCGCGCATCGCCTTCGACTACTACCTGCGCGGCCACAGCGGCATCGGCAGCAGCAACATCGCCGAGGCCGGCGGATTCGTGCGTTCGCGCCTGGCGCCGGACGAACGCCCGGACATCCAGCTGCACTTCGTGCCGGCCATGCTCGACGACCACGGCCGCCACCGCCTGTCCGGCGACGGCTACACCGTGCACGCGTGCTTCCTGCGCCCACGCAGCCGAGGCCGGATCACGCTGGCCAGTGGGCATGCCGGCGACCAGGTGCGCATCGAAGCGAACTACCTCAGCGATGCCGAAGGCTTCGATCTGAAGATGATGGTCGAATGCGCAAAGCTCTCGCGCGAACTGCTCGCGCAGCCCGCGTTCGATGCGTATCGCGGCGCGCCGATCTTCCCCGCGCGCAACGACCTCACCGATGCGGAGCTGGTCGAGTTCATCCGCGCCAAGGCCGAGACCATCTACCACCCGGTCGGCACCTGCCGCATGGGCGAGGACGCGCTGTCGGTGGTCGATCCGCAACTGCATGTTCGCGGCGTCGAGGGCCTGCGCGTGGTCGACGCGTCGGTCATGCCGACGTTGATCGGCGGCAACACCAACGCCCCGACGATGATGATCGCCGAGCGCGCCGCCGAGCTCATCCGCGCAGCGTGA
- a CDS encoding MFS transporter produces the protein MTQGHDDREPSAVPARRIRGGEWPAVALSFAYFFCVLAAYYVIRPVREQLSAAVGSTQLPWFYGATFLATLALTPIFAGLIARYSRRVVVPLVYLFFIACLFAFVPLFAQPDLLSPRALGTVFFVWVSVFNLFVVSVFWIFMSDIWTSEQAKRLFPIIAVAGTCGALAGPTITATLVNIIGVAPLLLVSASLLGVAVVCIVLLGRWARTHGERRFETGQEAPIGGSMWDGLRQVFSDPFMRGMAILLLLADGIGTVNYALVADYSGATFADAVSRTAFAAKVDQAANALTVITQLTLTRWLLPRRGPGAVIMVWAVVSMLALSLVVLATDPHAPMVFGLPAVAVALIISRGLAYGMAEPARHSLYARVPRNVRYKGQNAVDTAVWRFGDTAIALSMNALRAVGVTTAGFAGISAMAAFAAATIGWRLSRRVEETPPAATQAATP, from the coding sequence ATGACGCAGGGCCACGACGACCGCGAGCCGTCCGCCGTGCCGGCCCGCCGCATCCGGGGCGGGGAGTGGCCGGCGGTGGCGCTTTCGTTCGCCTACTTCTTCTGTGTCCTGGCGGCCTACTACGTGATCCGGCCGGTGCGCGAGCAGCTCTCCGCCGCGGTCGGCTCGACCCAGCTGCCCTGGTTCTACGGCGCCACCTTCCTGGCCACGCTGGCCCTCACGCCGATCTTCGCCGGCCTGATCGCGCGCTACTCGCGGCGCGTCGTCGTGCCGCTGGTGTACCTGTTCTTCATCGCCTGCCTGTTCGCCTTCGTCCCGCTGTTCGCCCAGCCCGATCTGCTGAGCCCGCGCGCGCTGGGCACGGTGTTCTTCGTCTGGGTGAGCGTGTTCAACCTGTTCGTGGTGTCGGTGTTCTGGATCTTCATGTCCGACATCTGGACCAGCGAGCAGGCCAAGCGCCTGTTTCCGATCATCGCGGTGGCCGGCACCTGCGGCGCGCTGGCGGGGCCGACGATCACCGCCACGCTGGTCAACATCATCGGCGTCGCGCCGCTGCTGCTGGTGTCGGCCTCGCTGCTGGGCGTGGCGGTGGTGTGCATCGTGCTGCTCGGCCGCTGGGCGCGCACGCACGGCGAGCGCCGCTTCGAGACCGGGCAGGAAGCGCCGATCGGCGGCAGCATGTGGGACGGCCTGCGTCAGGTGTTTTCCGATCCTTTCATGCGCGGCATGGCGATCCTGCTGCTGCTGGCCGACGGCATCGGCACCGTGAACTACGCGCTGGTGGCGGACTATTCGGGTGCGACCTTCGCCGACGCGGTGTCGCGCACCGCCTTCGCCGCGAAGGTGGACCAGGCCGCCAACGCGCTGACCGTGATCACCCAGCTCACGCTCACGCGCTGGCTGCTGCCGCGCAGGGGGCCGGGCGCGGTGATCATGGTGTGGGCCGTGGTGAGCATGCTCGCGCTGTCGTTGGTGGTGTTGGCGACCGATCCGCATGCGCCGATGGTCTTCGGCCTGCCGGCGGTGGCGGTCGCGCTGATCATCAGTCGCGGCCTGGCTTACGGAATGGCCGAACCGGCGCGCCACAGCCTCTACGCGCGCGTCCCGCGCAACGTCCGCTACAAGGGCCAGAACGCGGTGGACACGGCGGTGTGGCGCTTCGGCGATACCGCGATCGCGCTGAGCATGAACGCCCTGCGCGCGGTAGGCGTGACCACCGCCGGGTTCGCCGGCATCAGCGCGATGGCCGCCTTCGCGGCCGCGACCATCGGCTGGCGCCTGTCGCGTCGCGTGGAAGAAACGCCGCCCGCCGCGACGCAAGCCGCCACGCCATGA
- a CDS encoding hotdog fold domain-containing protein: MTPLLQLYRRITRWPAGHWLFSRAVCFKAPYFGTIAPRIVSLEPNRCEVRIRDRRRVHNHIGTVHAIALCNLAELAAGVMTDASLPPSMRWIPKGMTVEYLKKATGTMHGVATPDVALVESTNGYDLPVTVLVSNDAGEAVFRASIMMWVSPRR, from the coding sequence ATGACGCCATTGCTCCAGCTCTACCGCAGGATCACGCGCTGGCCCGCGGGCCACTGGCTGTTCTCGCGCGCGGTGTGCTTCAAGGCGCCCTACTTCGGCACCATCGCACCGCGCATCGTCTCACTGGAACCGAACCGCTGCGAAGTGCGCATCCGCGACCGTCGCCGCGTCCACAACCACATCGGCACCGTGCACGCGATCGCGCTGTGCAACCTGGCCGAACTCGCTGCCGGCGTGATGACCGACGCTTCGCTGCCGCCGTCGATGCGCTGGATTCCCAAGGGCATGACGGTCGAGTATCTGAAGAAAGCCACCGGCACGATGCACGGCGTCGCCACGCCCGATGTGGCGCTCGTCGAGTCGACGAACGGCTACGACCTGCCGGTCACGGTGCTGGTGAGCAACGACGCGGGCGAAGCAGTGTTCCGCGCGTCGATCATGATGTGGGTGTCGCCGCGACGGTGA
- a CDS encoding acyl-CoA dehydrogenase, whose product MSIAIPFIAFLLVGAICAYHRLRLPVWAALTATALVACWLLGASGTATVVAALVTAIIAVPLLVPQIRLPFITKPLLGFYTKILPPLSETERVALEAGTVGWEGQLFSGKPDWDVLANQPKPTLRPDEQAFLDGPVEELCKMVDDWKITHVDADLSPDLWEYIKKNKFFGMIVPKEYGGLGFTALGNHKVIQKLASISSVVSSTVGVPNSLGPAELLMHYGTQEQKDHYLPRLADGREVPCFGLTGPWAGSDATSIPDYGIVCMGEWNGARVVGVKLTFDKRYITLAPVATLIGLAFRMYDPDGLIGDKQDIGITLALLPRDTAGVEIGRRAMPLNSPFQNGPIRGKDVFIPLSQLIGGEAYAGKGWQMLVECLSIGRSITLPSTASGGTKFGAVVTGAYARIRKQFGLSVGRFEGVEEALARIGGNAYTISALAEASAAAVARGELPAVPSTISKYHCTEMGREVARDVMDIIGGKGIILGPRNFAGRNWQAAPIMITVEGANIMTRSLMIFGQGAILCHPWVLKEMKAATLPDPEERLREFDRNLFGHIGFAISNAVRSFWFGLTSARVGKAPGDAYTRRYYRKLNRYSAALALCADTSMLLLGGKLKFKESLSGRLGDVLSNLYIASALLKRYEDEGRPVTDQPLLAWSIHNATFKIEKAFSGALRNFPIRPIGWLLWALVFPLGRRAQYPSDRLGHKVASLLMSPNEARDRLGKGVFLTPTANNPGGRIASYLQKAVLAEPVERKFLKALKQKGIEAHDFATQLDEGVREGWITADERRQLEELRELTIDTISVDDFAPDELRAAGHHDATHDSRYAA is encoded by the coding sequence ATGAGCATCGCCATACCTTTTATTGCCTTCCTGCTGGTGGGCGCCATCTGTGCCTACCACCGCCTGCGCCTGCCGGTGTGGGCGGCGCTGACCGCCACCGCCCTGGTCGCCTGCTGGCTGCTGGGCGCCAGTGGCACGGCGACCGTCGTGGCCGCGCTGGTCACCGCGATCATCGCGGTGCCGCTCCTGGTGCCGCAGATCCGCCTGCCGTTCATCACCAAGCCGCTGCTGGGCTTCTACACGAAGATCCTGCCGCCGCTGTCGGAAACCGAGCGCGTCGCGCTGGAAGCCGGCACCGTGGGTTGGGAAGGCCAGCTGTTCTCCGGCAAGCCGGACTGGGATGTGCTCGCCAACCAGCCCAAGCCGACGCTGCGTCCGGATGAGCAGGCCTTCCTCGACGGCCCGGTCGAAGAGCTGTGCAAGATGGTCGACGACTGGAAGATCACCCACGTCGACGCCGATCTCTCGCCGGACCTGTGGGAGTACATCAAGAAGAACAAGTTCTTCGGCATGATCGTGCCGAAGGAGTACGGCGGCCTGGGCTTCACCGCGCTGGGCAACCACAAGGTGATCCAGAAGCTGGCTTCGATCTCCTCGGTGGTCTCCTCCACTGTCGGCGTGCCGAACTCGCTCGGCCCGGCCGAACTGCTGATGCACTACGGCACGCAGGAGCAGAAGGACCACTACCTCCCGCGCCTGGCCGATGGCCGCGAAGTGCCCTGCTTCGGCCTGACCGGTCCGTGGGCCGGTTCGGACGCCACGTCGATCCCCGACTACGGCATCGTCTGCATGGGCGAGTGGAACGGCGCGCGCGTGGTCGGCGTGAAACTGACCTTCGACAAGCGCTACATCACCCTCGCCCCGGTGGCGACGCTGATCGGCCTGGCATTCCGCATGTACGACCCGGACGGGCTGATCGGCGACAAGCAGGACATCGGCATCACCCTGGCGCTGCTGCCGCGCGACACGGCGGGCGTGGAGATCGGCCGCCGCGCGATGCCGCTCAACAGCCCGTTCCAGAACGGCCCGATCCGCGGCAAGGACGTCTTCATTCCGCTGAGCCAGCTGATCGGCGGCGAAGCCTACGCCGGCAAGGGTTGGCAGATGCTGGTGGAGTGCCTGTCCATCGGCCGTTCGATCACGCTGCCGTCCACCGCCTCGGGCGGCACGAAGTTCGGCGCCGTGGTGACCGGCGCTTACGCGCGCATTCGCAAGCAGTTCGGCCTGTCGGTCGGCCGCTTCGAAGGCGTGGAAGAAGCGCTCGCCCGCATCGGCGGCAACGCCTACACCATCAGCGCGCTGGCCGAAGCCTCGGCCGCCGCGGTGGCCCGTGGCGAACTGCCGGCGGTGCCTTCGACCATCTCCAAGTACCACTGCACCGAAATGGGCCGCGAAGTCGCCCGCGACGTCATGGACATCATCGGCGGCAAGGGCATCATCCTGGGCCCGCGCAACTTCGCCGGCCGCAACTGGCAGGCCGCGCCGATCATGATCACGGTGGAAGGCGCGAACATCATGACGCGCTCGCTGATGATCTTCGGCCAGGGCGCGATCCTGTGCCATCCGTGGGTGCTGAAGGAAATGAAGGCGGCGACGCTGCCCGATCCGGAAGAACGCCTGCGGGAGTTCGACCGCAACCTGTTCGGGCACATCGGCTTCGCGATTTCCAACGCCGTGCGTTCGTTCTGGTTCGGCCTGACCTCGGCGCGAGTCGGCAAGGCGCCGGGCGATGCCTACACGCGCCGTTACTACCGCAAGCTCAACCGCTACTCGGCAGCGCTGGCGCTGTGCGCCGACACCTCGATGCTGCTGCTGGGCGGCAAGCTGAAGTTCAAGGAATCGCTGTCGGGCCGCCTGGGCGACGTGCTCAGCAACCTGTACATCGCCAGCGCGCTGCTCAAGCGCTACGAGGACGAAGGCCGCCCGGTCACCGACCAGCCGCTGCTGGCGTGGTCGATCCACAACGCCACCTTCAAGATCGAAAAGGCGTTCTCCGGCGCGCTGCGCAACTTCCCGATCCGTCCGATCGGCTGGCTGCTGTGGGCGCTGGTGTTCCCGCTGGGCCGTCGCGCGCAGTACCCGAGCGATCGCCTGGGCCACAAGGTCGCGTCTTTGCTTATGTCGCCGAACGAAGCGCGCGATCGTCTGGGCAAGGGCGTGTTCCTCACGCCGACCGCGAACAACCCGGGCGGCCGCATCGCCAGCTATTTGCAGAAGGCAGTTCTCGCCGAGCCGGTGGAGCGCAAGTTCCTCAAGGCGCTCAAGCAGAAGGGCATCGAGGCGCACGACTTCGCCACGCAGCTCGACGAGGGCGTGCGCGAAGGCTGGATCACCGCCGACGAACGCCGCCAGCTGGAAGAGCTGCGCGAGCTGACGATCGACACGATCAGCGTGGACGACTTCGCTCCGGACGAGCTGCGTGCCGCCGGCCACCACGACGCGACGCACGACAGCCGCTACGCGGCCTGA
- a CDS encoding NAD-dependent epimerase/dehydratase family protein — MTHRRDVLKAGLAGAAWMALPAFAREKPAKPMRILVLGGTGFLGPHFVDAARARGHALTLFNRGKTNPTKFAGTKGVEILHGDRKTDLTALEGAQRWDAVLDTSAYIPADVTRSATLLAPRVDQYVIISSISVYANNDKIGEDESGPLAQLADPNVTEVTGATYGGLKAACEKAAEAAMPGRTTVVRPGLIVGPGDTTDRFTYWPARAGRGGEILGPGSASDPTQFIDVRDLAAFLLHLIEQRRFETFNADAPAGKLTMGGLLDTCRTVAGELGAPKSTVTWVPADFLEANKASAWQDLPAWIPPTGEYAGFGRRSSAKAQAAGLTYRPLRDTVHDTLVWWRAQPAERRAKPKAGLTPQREAELLAAWHAKEKGGG, encoded by the coding sequence ATGACGCATCGCCGCGACGTCCTGAAGGCCGGCCTCGCCGGCGCCGCATGGATGGCCCTTCCCGCGTTCGCCCGCGAAAAGCCCGCCAAGCCGATGCGCATCCTCGTGCTCGGCGGCACCGGCTTCCTCGGCCCGCACTTCGTCGATGCCGCGCGTGCGCGCGGTCATGCGCTCACGCTGTTCAATCGCGGCAAGACCAATCCGACCAAGTTCGCCGGGACCAAGGGCGTCGAAATACTGCACGGCGACCGCAAGACCGACCTGACCGCGCTGGAGGGCGCGCAGCGCTGGGACGCGGTGCTCGACACCTCGGCCTACATTCCCGCCGACGTCACGCGCTCGGCGACGCTGCTGGCGCCGCGCGTGGACCAGTACGTGATCATCTCGTCCATCTCCGTCTATGCGAACAACGACAAGATCGGAGAGGACGAATCCGGCCCGCTCGCGCAGCTTGCCGATCCCAACGTCACCGAGGTCACCGGCGCAACCTACGGCGGCCTCAAGGCGGCGTGCGAGAAGGCCGCCGAAGCGGCGATGCCGGGCCGCACGACGGTGGTTCGCCCGGGCCTCATCGTCGGCCCCGGCGACACCACCGATCGCTTCACCTACTGGCCGGCGCGCGCCGGTCGCGGCGGCGAGATCCTCGGACCCGGCAGCGCGAGCGATCCCACGCAGTTCATCGACGTGCGCGATCTCGCCGCGTTCCTGCTGCACCTCATCGAACAGCGCCGCTTCGAAACGTTCAACGCCGACGCGCCCGCCGGCAAGCTCACGATGGGCGGCCTGCTCGACACCTGCCGCACCGTCGCCGGCGAGCTGGGCGCACCGAAGTCCACGGTCACCTGGGTGCCGGCGGATTTCCTGGAAGCGAACAAGGCGTCGGCGTGGCAGGACCTGCCGGCGTGGATTCCGCCGACCGGCGAGTACGCCGGCTTCGGCCGTCGCAGTTCGGCGAAGGCGCAGGCGGCGGGGCTGACCTACCGCCCCTTGCGCGACACCGTGCACGACACGCTCGTGTGGTGGCGCGCACAGCCGGCCGAACGCCGCGCCAAGCCCAAGGCCGGCCTCACGCCGCAGCGCGAGGCGGAACTGCTGGCGGCGTGGCACGCGAAGGAAAAGGGCGGCGGCTGA
- a CDS encoding DUF1304 domain-containing protein → MSMLALVLIAIVALLHLYFLVLEMFLWTKPLGRKVFRMSLEKAEATKVLAANQGLYNGFLVAGLVWAIVAQRADVATFFLACVIVAGVYGAATVNKRIFYVQALPAIVALAVVWFAR, encoded by the coding sequence ATGTCCATGCTCGCGCTGGTGCTGATCGCGATCGTCGCCCTGCTGCACCTGTACTTCCTGGTGCTGGAGATGTTCCTGTGGACGAAACCGCTGGGTCGCAAGGTGTTCCGGATGTCGCTGGAAAAGGCCGAGGCGACGAAGGTGCTTGCCGCCAATCAGGGCCTCTACAACGGCTTCCTCGTCGCCGGGCTGGTGTGGGCGATCGTCGCCCAGCGCGCCGATGTGGCGACTTTCTTCCTCGCCTGCGTGATCGTCGCCGGCGTGTACGGCGCGGCGACGGTCAACAAGCGCATCTTCTACGTGCAGGCGCTGCCGGCGATCGTGGCGTTGGCCGTGGTGTGGTTCGCCCGCTAG